Proteins encoded in a region of the Streptomyces sp. PCS3-D2 genome:
- a CDS encoding phosphotransferase, producing MDRTAWLELPPEARSAVETYTGPVEHAETAETGVMARLACTLHTATGPVFVKGTRSDEPTAWMYDYEARVTRVAPLAPRVLWQVDVGGWLLTGYEYLVGPHPDLSPGSPDLGPFLDALTTMSEAPWPEQVRKKPLHLRWSGFFPADRSPDLEGRALVHSDVSPLNMLVTGDGIRVLDWALACPGPAWADAAFAIPRFIHAGHTAEQAEALAQAVPAYSTAEPSAVTTFAATLCGVWESRAASDPAPHRAPLIAAARAWTMHRSRQDVHSA from the coding sequence GTGGACCGCACCGCATGGCTTGAACTCCCGCCCGAGGCCCGTAGCGCCGTCGAGACTTACACCGGCCCCGTCGAGCACGCCGAGACCGCAGAGACCGGCGTCATGGCCCGCCTCGCCTGCACCCTCCACACCGCCACCGGGCCCGTCTTCGTCAAGGGCACCCGGAGCGACGAGCCCACAGCGTGGATGTACGACTACGAAGCACGCGTGACCCGCGTCGCACCGCTCGCCCCCCGCGTGCTCTGGCAGGTCGACGTCGGCGGCTGGCTGCTCACCGGGTACGAGTACCTCGTCGGTCCCCACCCAGACCTCAGCCCCGGCTCACCCGACCTCGGCCCCTTCCTCGACGCGCTCACCACCATGTCCGAGGCACCGTGGCCCGAGCAGGTCCGCAAGAAGCCCCTGCACCTCCGCTGGTCCGGGTTCTTCCCTGCCGACCGCTCCCCCGATCTCGAAGGCCGGGCTCTCGTCCACTCCGACGTGTCACCGCTGAACATGCTTGTCACCGGAGACGGCATCCGCGTACTGGACTGGGCTCTTGCCTGCCCCGGCCCGGCGTGGGCTGACGCAGCGTTCGCCATCCCGCGGTTCATTCACGCCGGCCACACCGCGGAGCAGGCCGAAGCCCTCGCCCAAGCGGTGCCCGCCTACAGCACCGCCGAGCCCTCGGCCGTCACCACCTTCGCAGCCACGCTGTGCGGTGTCTGGGAGAGCCGCGCTGCCAGCGACCCGGCGCCGCACCGTGCCCCCCTGATCGCTGCCGCCCGAGCCTGGACCATGCATCGCAGCCGTCAGGACGTGCACAGCGCTTAG
- a CDS encoding VCBS repeat-containing protein, which translates to MESAVAPVRVRQGGKLVPADATLQPTGNGTVRPRAAAVGLEFSAGGDAPLATITRDGRSMTVDWPGKLPAPVVEGDTATYPEVLPGVDLKMRASVGGFQQLLVVKNAEAAKNPALKTVTFGVAASGVALSTDEAGNLKALNPAGQEVFTAPTPTMWDSAGIPTGEAAPAAPAASPRFLKGAPRSLVAAPDAPTAAPDAATAARELGGLPATPAEDVFEPRHGAVEKRMPIAVKGGEMALKPDASVLTSKDTVYPVYIDPTVSGARLNWTSVAKKYSTTSYWNHSSGVARVGYESDTGGTWRSMFTMDTKKLHGKQIIDSVFRIKNTHSWSCTKKPVELWRINPISSATTWAKQPSWVARVQTLTEAKGWGSGCPAGNLEFKTKSVADLAAANKWPTATLGLRASESDTYGWKKFDAKSAVFSTTYNTTPSTPSGLATSPATACTASPGTTVGNTDVQLSAKVTDGDGGTVTARFKVWETGTSKVLYEKTQAVTSGNIARVTVPKGSFVDGKQHSWQVRAEDGRASSAWSGTCRFHVDQNVPNHPPGISSQQFPDGDDGWPTQTGTARSEGVFTLSRGLATGVASYEYWTEWSPTVRTATPAAVDAPVDVKLTPPVAGPLRVYARSLSKGGNRTAIQTYLFYANSPALKDKPGDLNGDGTSDMYALRTTGELWMYAGNGNGTVGRYQEAGVTNLAGASITHRGDWTGDGYEDLVAATGPKGSRQIQVFPNNGYGHACTAFGETAEGGDCADERRDLQVYEEPNNHFKNADQILAIGDVDGPTDLDGDGTIGEWDLPSYPDLLVKEGDHLWLYFGHASGYLDEYAEPVLVGNGSWSNYDIAAPGDRTGDGRVDMLARSRINGDLRLYTGTDAAGGGLGSGPAAIVIGTGWTVSHRPLITALPDGNGDGKTDIWSSGGDAKLYFYSDIKGTGTEVGTGGWQNFSALS; encoded by the coding sequence ATGGAATCCGCCGTCGCCCCGGTCCGGGTGCGCCAGGGCGGCAAGCTGGTACCGGCCGATGCGACGCTCCAGCCCACCGGCAACGGCACGGTCAGGCCCAGGGCTGCCGCGGTAGGGCTGGAGTTCTCCGCTGGTGGCGACGCCCCGCTGGCGACCATCACCCGTGACGGCCGGTCGATGACCGTTGACTGGCCGGGCAAGCTCCCCGCACCGGTCGTGGAGGGCGACACCGCCACCTATCCCGAGGTCCTGCCCGGAGTCGACCTCAAGATGCGGGCTTCCGTCGGGGGCTTCCAGCAGCTGCTCGTCGTCAAGAACGCCGAGGCTGCGAAGAACCCCGCCCTGAAGACCGTCACGTTCGGCGTGGCCGCCTCGGGCGTCGCCCTCTCCACCGACGAGGCGGGCAACCTCAAGGCGCTCAACCCGGCCGGCCAGGAGGTGTTCACCGCCCCCACCCCGACCATGTGGGACTCGGCGGGCATCCCCACCGGTGAGGCGGCACCGGCCGCGCCGGCCGCGTCGCCACGCTTCCTGAAGGGCGCCCCTCGCTCACTCGTGGCTGCACCGGACGCCCCGACGGCCGCGCCCGACGCCGCCACCGCCGCCCGCGAACTCGGCGGCCTGCCGGCCACCCCGGCCGAGGACGTGTTCGAACCCCGGCACGGCGCCGTCGAGAAGCGCATGCCGATCGCGGTCAAGGGCGGCGAAATGGCGCTGAAGCCGGACGCGTCCGTCCTCACGTCCAAGGACACCGTGTACCCGGTCTACATCGACCCGACGGTCAGCGGCGCCCGGCTCAACTGGACCTCGGTCGCCAAGAAGTACAGCACCACCTCGTACTGGAACCACTCCTCCGGCGTGGCCCGGGTGGGCTACGAGTCCGACACCGGCGGCACCTGGCGGTCCATGTTCACCATGGACACCAAGAAGCTGCACGGCAAGCAGATCATCGACTCGGTCTTCCGCATCAAGAACACCCACTCCTGGTCCTGCACCAAGAAGCCCGTGGAGCTGTGGCGGATCAACCCGATCTCCTCCGCCACCACCTGGGCCAAGCAGCCGTCGTGGGTGGCCAGGGTCCAGACCCTGACCGAGGCCAAGGGCTGGGGCTCCGGCTGCCCGGCCGGCAACCTGGAGTTCAAGACCAAATCGGTCGCCGATCTCGCCGCCGCGAACAAGTGGCCGACCGCCACCCTCGGCCTGCGCGCCTCGGAGTCGGACACCTACGGCTGGAAGAAGTTCGACGCGAAGTCGGCCGTGTTCTCCACCACCTACAACACCACCCCGTCCACTCCGTCCGGCCTGGCCACCAGCCCCGCCACCGCCTGCACCGCCTCGCCCGGCACCACCGTCGGCAACACCGACGTCCAGCTCTCGGCGAAGGTCACGGACGGCGACGGCGGGACGGTGACCGCCCGCTTCAAGGTCTGGGAGACCGGCACCAGCAAGGTGCTCTACGAGAAGACCCAGGCCGTGACCTCCGGCAACATCGCCCGGGTCACGGTGCCCAAGGGCTCCTTCGTCGACGGCAAGCAGCACTCCTGGCAGGTCCGGGCCGAGGACGGCAGGGCCAGCTCCGCGTGGAGCGGCACGTGCCGCTTCCACGTCGACCAGAACGTACCCAACCACCCGCCCGGCATCAGCTCCCAGCAGTTCCCCGACGGTGACGACGGCTGGCCGACCCAGACCGGCACCGCGCGCTCCGAGGGTGTCTTCACCCTCTCCCGCGGCCTGGCCACCGGTGTCGCCTCGTACGAGTACTGGACCGAGTGGTCCCCCACCGTCCGGACCGCCACGCCGGCCGCCGTGGACGCCCCCGTCGACGTGAAGCTGACGCCCCCCGTCGCCGGTCCGCTGCGGGTCTACGCCCGCTCGCTGAGCAAGGGCGGCAACCGCACGGCCATCCAGACCTACCTCTTCTACGCCAACAGCCCCGCGCTGAAGGACAAGCCGGGCGACCTCAACGGCGACGGCACATCGGACATGTACGCCCTGCGCACCACGGGTGAGCTGTGGATGTACGCGGGCAACGGCAACGGCACCGTCGGCCGGTACCAGGAGGCGGGCGTCACCAACCTCGCCGGCGCGTCCATCACGCACCGCGGCGACTGGACCGGTGACGGCTACGAGGACCTGGTCGCCGCCACCGGGCCGAAGGGCTCCCGCCAGATCCAGGTCTTCCCGAACAACGGCTACGGGCACGCCTGCACCGCGTTCGGTGAGACCGCCGAGGGCGGGGACTGCGCGGACGAGCGCCGGGACCTCCAGGTGTACGAGGAGCCCAACAACCACTTCAAGAACGCCGACCAGATCCTGGCGATCGGCGACGTCGACGGTCCCACCGACCTCGACGGCGACGGCACCATCGGCGAATGGGACCTGCCGTCCTACCCCGACCTGCTGGTCAAGGAGGGCGACCACCTGTGGCTCTACTTCGGCCATGCCTCCGGCTACCTCGACGAGTACGCCGAGCCGGTCCTGGTGGGCAACGGCTCCTGGTCGAACTACGACATCGCCGCCCCCGGCGACCGCACCGGCGACGGCCGGGTCGACATGCTCGCCCGCAGCCGCATCAACGGTGACCTGCGCCTCTACACGGGCACCGACGCCGCCGGCGGCGGCCTCGGCAGCGGTCCGGCCGCGATCGTCATCGGCACCGGCTGGACGGTCTCGCACCGCCCGCTGATCACTGCGCTGCCGGACGGCAACGGCGACGGCAAGACCGACATCTGGTCCTCCGGCGGCGATGCCAAGCTGTACTTCTACAGCGACATCAAGGGCACCGGGACCGAGGTCGGCACCGGCGGCTGGCAGAACTTCTCCGCGCTGAGCTGA